One genomic window of Cryptococcus neoformans var. neoformans JEC21 chromosome 13 sequence includes the following:
- a CDS encoding expressed protein, translated as MPSELLHLPPLYAIVGLYRLATDPSIRTPVLDKVKHAAVRGIVVGGVYTVLSWKAMEWFIRKFLISGGWWKKGEEVLKDSVDGSVQVGLGKFSLNLNAVLYTHLLILLPQLSSILRFFIYKNLKIARSRAYALTVSSRRKPAEFWSQGYIEEWAHPPQIQTGELDKNGRRVRRNANWISWILWWPTQLVMRKYLLLPLSPSLPLLSPLVTSVLKSLATAEYLHRPYFEMKGMSNDEIWRWVEERKWAYRAFGFATSLLESVPIIGLFFSISNRIGAAMWAFDLEKRQHLFANNIIQPLQPDQVGFYGMGRVDDLGVDIQEAEDELEKKWSQKKRADDESDKLESIKASSLEPAVAGSKSDILELHGGDIGLKGKDRETGVL; from the exons ATGCCCTCTGAACTTCTGCATCTGCCGCCTTTGTATGCTATTGTGGGCCTTTATCGTTTGGCAACCGATCCCTCTATTAGAACTCCGGTTTTGGACAAAGTTAAGCATGCTGCCGTACGAGGGATTGTTGTGGGAGGTGTTTACACCGTCTTGAGCTGGAAAGCTATGGAATGGTTTATACGGAAATTCCTCATTagtggaggatggtggaagaagggagaggaagtgTTGAAAGATAGTGTTGACGGCTCGGTCCAAGTGGGACTTGGCAAGTTCTCACTAAATTTGAATGCTGTTCTTT ACACCCATCTCCTAATTCTTTTGCCTCAACTCAGCTCGATCCTACGTTTCTTCATCTACAAAAACCTTAAGATTGCTCGTTCACGAGCTTATGCTTTGACTGTTTCTTCGAGACGCAAACCTGCAGAATTCTGGTCTCAA GGATATATTGAAGAATGGGCTCATCCACCCCAAATTCAGACCGGAGAGCTCGACAAAAATGGCCGAAGAGTGCGAAGGAATGCAAATTGGATCAGCTGGATTTTGTGGTGGCCTACTCAGTTGGTAATGCGTAAAT AcctgctccttcctttatcaccctctctccctctcctctcacCTCTCGTTACCTCCGTCCTCAAGTCATTAGCAACTGCCGAATATCTTCACCGACCCTATTTTGAGATGAAAGGTATGTCCAATGACGAAATATGGAGATGGGTGGAGGAACGTAAATGGGCATACAGGGCTTTTGGGTTTGCAACTTCCCTTTTGGAGAGTGTGCCCATCATCggcttgttcttctccatctctaaCAGAATCGGGGCAGCAATGTG GGCTTTCGACCTCGAGAAGCGTCAGCATTTGTTCGCAAACAACATTATtcagcctcttcaaccCGACCAAGTAGGTTTCTACGGTATGGGTCGAGTAGACGACCTCGGCGTCGATATCCAGGAAGCGGAGGACGAGCTCGAGAAAAAGTGGAGCCAGAAGAAACGCGCTGACGATGAGTCGGACAAGCTGGAAAGTATTAAGGCCTCTTCTCTGGAGCCTGCTGTTGCTGGTAGCAAGAGCGATATCCTTGAGCTTCATGGAGGGGACATTGGcttgaaggggaaggacaGGGAAACCGGCGTTTTGTAG